One window of the Prosthecobacter dejongeii genome contains the following:
- the leuS gene encoding leucine--tRNA ligase has product MSSEQRKAFPFSEFEPKWQSEWDARQAFRTPNPGDADFDASKPKYYVLDMFPYPSGAGLHVGHPEGYTATDIIGRYKKMTGHNVLHPMGWDAFGLPAEQYAIKTGQHPRVTTEANIEGFRGQLKRLGFAYDWSREVNTTDPGYFKWTQWIFTKLYNSYVNAEGKAAPISELEAQGLSRTEIDARRLAYVSEAPVNWCPELGTVLANEEVVDGKSEVGGFPVERRPMRQWMLRITAFAQRLIDELDGLDWPESIRLLQRNWIGRSEGAEVKFALVGSEQTVTVFTTRPDTLFGATYMVIAPEHPLVEVISTPEQKDAVAAYQKAIGSKSDLERTELAKDKTGVFTGGFAINPVNGEKIPVWIADYVMMGYGTGAIMAVPAHDERDWEFATKFHLPIREVVAAAPKLSGEGGAVCEMEPAACFANEGFAVNSGFLDGLSTAEAKKKMASWLEEKGLGKGMVNYKLRDWLFSRQRYWGEPFPIVWENGEHRSIPETELPLLPPTLEDFKPTGTPEPPLSKATDWVKYSETATRELNTMPQWAGSCWYYLRYCDAQNNQRFVSEEAEKYWMGGGKPGGVDLYVGGTEHAVLHLLYARFWHKVLFDLGYVSTPEPFQRLVNQGLIMGEDGQKMSKSRGNVVNPDDVVREYGADALRLYEMFMGPLEQVKPWSMKGVEGVYRFLARVWRLVMEQNAEGVWSISSTLQDVPADKAVTKVLHETIKKCGEDIEKLSFNTAIAQMMVCTNAFTAATAKPVREIVTFLKVLGPFAPHLAEELNSRIAGAFPEVAVKGLLSDETWPVYDPAALVEDEVEIVFQVNGKLRDKARIAIQATKEEIEKIALASPRVQEFMEGKPVRKLIVVPGKLVNIVV; this is encoded by the coding sequence ATGAGTAGCGAGCAGCGTAAAGCATTTCCTTTTTCTGAGTTTGAGCCGAAGTGGCAGTCCGAGTGGGATGCCAGGCAGGCTTTCCGTACCCCGAATCCTGGGGATGCGGACTTTGATGCTTCCAAGCCGAAGTATTATGTGCTCGACATGTTCCCATATCCCAGCGGTGCGGGCCTGCATGTGGGGCACCCGGAAGGCTATACGGCCACGGACATCATCGGCCGCTATAAAAAGATGACGGGGCATAACGTGCTGCACCCCATGGGCTGGGATGCCTTCGGCCTGCCGGCGGAGCAGTATGCCATCAAGACCGGTCAGCACCCACGCGTGACGACGGAAGCGAATATTGAGGGCTTCCGGGGTCAGTTGAAGCGGCTGGGCTTTGCCTATGACTGGAGCCGCGAGGTGAACACCACCGATCCGGGTTACTTCAAGTGGACGCAGTGGATTTTCACCAAGCTGTACAATAGCTACGTGAATGCCGAAGGCAAAGCTGCGCCCATCAGCGAGCTGGAGGCTCAAGGCCTGAGCCGCACAGAGATTGACGCCCGCCGCCTCGCTTACGTGAGCGAGGCTCCGGTAAACTGGTGCCCGGAGCTGGGCACGGTGCTGGCGAATGAAGAAGTGGTGGATGGCAAGAGTGAGGTGGGTGGCTTCCCGGTGGAGCGTCGCCCCATGCGACAGTGGATGCTGCGCATCACCGCCTTTGCCCAGCGCCTGATCGATGAATTGGACGGCCTGGACTGGCCAGAAAGCATCCGCCTGCTACAGCGCAACTGGATCGGCCGCAGCGAAGGTGCTGAAGTGAAGTTTGCCCTGGTGGGCAGCGAGCAAACAGTGACGGTTTTCACCACACGTCCAGACACGTTGTTTGGTGCGACCTACATGGTCATCGCCCCAGAGCATCCGCTGGTGGAAGTGATTTCGACACCCGAACAGAAGGACGCCGTGGCAGCTTATCAGAAAGCCATCGGTTCCAAGTCCGACCTTGAGCGCACCGAGCTGGCCAAAGATAAGACCGGCGTCTTCACAGGCGGCTTTGCCATCAATCCGGTCAATGGCGAGAAGATCCCCGTCTGGATCGCCGACTACGTCATGATGGGCTACGGCACCGGTGCCATCATGGCCGTGCCTGCGCATGATGAACGGGATTGGGAATTCGCCACGAAGTTCCATCTACCAATCCGTGAAGTCGTTGCCGCTGCTCCGAAGCTGAGCGGAGAAGGAGGGGCCGTCTGTGAGATGGAACCTGCTGCTTGTTTTGCAAATGAAGGATTTGCCGTGAACTCTGGCTTTCTGGATGGCCTGTCCACCGCAGAAGCCAAAAAGAAGATGGCGTCCTGGCTGGAGGAAAAAGGCCTGGGCAAGGGCATGGTGAACTACAAACTGCGTGACTGGCTATTCAGCCGTCAGCGGTATTGGGGCGAACCCTTCCCCATCGTGTGGGAGAATGGCGAGCATCGTTCCATCCCAGAGACGGAGCTGCCGCTGCTGCCGCCGACTTTGGAAGACTTCAAGCCTACTGGCACGCCGGAACCGCCGCTGTCCAAGGCGACGGATTGGGTGAAGTATTCCGAAACGGCGACTCGTGAGCTGAATACGATGCCACAGTGGGCGGGTTCCTGCTGGTACTATCTGCGGTATTGTGATGCGCAGAATAACCAACGATTCGTCAGCGAAGAGGCGGAGAAATACTGGATGGGCGGTGGCAAGCCCGGCGGTGTGGATTTGTACGTGGGCGGCACGGAGCATGCCGTGCTGCATCTGCTGTATGCGCGCTTCTGGCACAAGGTCTTGTTTGACCTGGGCTACGTCAGCACGCCAGAGCCCTTCCAGCGTCTGGTGAACCAGGGCCTCATCATGGGTGAGGACGGGCAGAAGATGTCCAAGAGCCGCGGCAACGTGGTGAACCCGGATGATGTGGTGCGCGAGTATGGCGCGGATGCACTGCGCCTTTATGAGATGTTCATGGGCCCGCTTGAGCAGGTGAAACCGTGGAGTATGAAGGGCGTGGAGGGCGTGTATCGCTTCCTGGCCCGCGTGTGGCGTCTGGTCATGGAACAGAACGCGGAAGGCGTGTGGAGCATCTCCAGCACGCTGCAAGATGTACCTGCGGACAAGGCCGTGACGAAGGTGCTGCACGAGACCATCAAGAAGTGCGGAGAGGACATCGAGAAGCTGAGCTTTAACACCGCGATCGCGCAGATGATGGTGTGCACAAATGCTTTCACGGCAGCCACCGCCAAGCCCGTGCGTGAAATCGTGACTTTCCTGAAGGTGCTGGGCCCCTTTGCCCCGCATCTGGCTGAGGAGCTGAATTCACGCATCGCTGGGGCCTTCCCTGAGGTGGCAGTGAAAGGGCTGCTGAGTGATGAAACCTGGCCAGTTTATGATCCTGCGGCCCTGGTGGAAGACGAAGTCGAAATCGTCTTTCAGGTGAATGGCAAGCTGCGTGACAAAGCTCGCATCGCCATTCAGGCCACCAAGGAAGAGATCGAAAAAATCGCTCTCGCGAGTCCGCGTGTGCAGGAGTTCATGGAAGGTAAACCCGTGCGAAAACTGATCGTGGTGCCAGGTAAGCTGGTTAACATCGTGGTGTAA
- a CDS encoding DUF1800 family protein, translating to MANQPPRYQPGLRALTSWVRNIALSATLAAGAAFAVPANFETGVITTPVQNTGDQWNSITFTRTFATPPVVVMGPATQTNGEQCVLRVRNVTTTGFQYQIDEWDFKNGYHPAETVHYLALTEGTHVFGTQRWQVGRISAVNRTNIASTLTGFSTAPVVLGQVETTINTAGVAGLGVKALKTRISGVTSTGFQVKLETQELDTGTISNEGIGYIAVSTGTGYLDGKVLSAVRTTGGVTSTLATVTFPATRTAPVLIAQTQSANEMDPGEVKMAALTTTSVQLRIQEETSAATETAHVAEDLGYIVLGDMAGEIAAKVEVGDVIVTQASATTWTPVTFAMPYTNPVIITGPLSYRSSTSMTIRVRNVTSTGFEFQVDRWDHHTTQSHNIAEKLSYLVMESGTFAIGGTLWQAGAKTGVTQTGTTQALASGFPAVPVLFSQVTTVADPQAVQSRVSAVTTSSFAVELDESEIDTTAHAAETVHWVAMTQGSSNFFTTRMRFQAGTGTNIDSAFRTRTFSRPHADPYIFASMQTKNDTDPATLRWRYLFADRVDLVAQEDAHPAQYGEGTVNNTHSAETVAFLSVQGAEDLDEDGAPDAWETTVGLDPNNGTDGALDPDSDLLTSQQEYHNRLDFVTSSSHTAFTGGVITVSTVTTNGYEINDVTAGITSSTNARLRINRNGGFAPMTVNFTLAGTATTDTNRAPASSADYTAWTASTGGTQVTTSIPMTANAQSVDIYIRPVDDGLNEYPEGLRLTATANASLYTITSPTNSVVLINDSMDIPANEKLFLGTFLAQGTAVTSASGFATVILNGPNNKARISTVFNGLTTPQADIDGSHVHYNGGTIVYGDPDGLPNGPLSDYPWTIVDSAGYKAQQLIDALFRKTPAELLYVNVHTTRYSSGEIKAELTRVTGVGPFVTPPAAPGLENFTTDEQVRRDIIRFLTQATFGANQADADALYATISGDKKLATNRIAAYTAWINDQWSRSQTTLYDYHLAANNQEFALRGLQADLPAVVDNPATTTVDETYPAAPPPDNALDWTRWGSVPSPAGAWTYRPIPPGLNKESYDTDHINRRRAWWTVVNRAHDQLRQRTAYALEQIFVVSDREGTVQSRTYGHSRYYDMLGDFADGQRHLQPPNGTYSSATGSTITFRHLLEDISKSPIMGKYLSHLKNQKAQFDVNGVQTLSPDENYAREIMQLFSIGLLELHPDGTIKLANSGQPIATYDNDDIKELSKIFTGWSFAYVQNSAANGYVPTLVQNTFLNASEGAEYFHPGYENPMKNFPAYHDEGAKSILGVTHDAYTGTSTDTTARTNYAEADLDKALDTLYNHPNTAPFICKRLIQRLVTSNPSRGYVYRVSQVFLNNGSGVKGSLKDVVKAILLDYEARSLTNVDPQVVNSTTSVNVGFGKVKEPLIRYTQILRAFNSTSQINVGDLSSYGYPAGQLANLGSGATSYRYSDTLTDLGQIPNNMPSVFNWYLPDYTPGGRVAAAGLVAPELQIMTENLVVRTVNYHRTIDNGSIIDPAATTASGQSTGTILGDATGNLDNVFINLASLTTDYRLVRETSGQTEISATTYLVDRLDALLCAGSLKAKYPYVSGGKDPRSIIIDQTAATYVDAPPVTQANAGSRVRTALYLITNSPEFIVQK from the coding sequence ATGGCTAACCAACCACCTCGTTATCAACCTGGGTTAAGAGCCCTCACTTCTTGGGTGCGAAATATCGCCCTCAGCGCCACCCTCGCTGCAGGAGCGGCTTTTGCCGTGCCAGCAAATTTCGAAACTGGCGTAATCACCACTCCAGTCCAAAACACAGGAGATCAGTGGAACTCGATCACCTTTACACGCACCTTCGCCACCCCTCCCGTGGTCGTCATGGGCCCTGCTACACAAACAAATGGTGAGCAGTGCGTGCTGCGCGTGCGCAATGTTACAACCACGGGTTTTCAGTATCAAATAGACGAGTGGGATTTTAAGAACGGTTATCATCCGGCTGAAACAGTTCACTACCTTGCCCTCACCGAAGGAACTCACGTCTTCGGCACTCAGCGCTGGCAGGTGGGGCGCATCAGCGCGGTGAATCGCACCAATATTGCATCTACCCTCACAGGCTTTTCTACAGCTCCCGTCGTCTTGGGCCAGGTGGAGACCACCATCAACACCGCTGGAGTCGCCGGACTAGGAGTCAAGGCACTCAAGACCCGCATCAGCGGTGTCACCAGCACCGGTTTTCAGGTCAAGTTAGAGACGCAGGAACTAGATACAGGCACTATTTCCAATGAAGGCATTGGTTACATAGCCGTCTCCACGGGCACTGGTTATCTGGATGGCAAGGTGTTAAGTGCTGTGCGTACCACCGGTGGTGTCACCAGCACGCTTGCCACGGTCACATTTCCCGCGACGCGCACGGCCCCAGTCCTCATCGCACAGACACAGTCTGCAAATGAAATGGATCCTGGTGAAGTTAAAATGGCGGCGCTCACGACCACCAGTGTTCAACTTCGAATCCAGGAAGAAACCTCCGCAGCAACTGAAACCGCCCACGTCGCTGAAGACCTTGGCTACATCGTGCTCGGGGACATGGCTGGGGAAATCGCGGCCAAGGTGGAAGTGGGTGATGTCATCGTGACTCAGGCCAGTGCCACGACCTGGACCCCCGTCACCTTTGCCATGCCATATACAAATCCCGTCATCATCACCGGCCCACTCTCTTACCGTAGCAGCACCTCCATGACGATTCGCGTGCGCAATGTGACTAGCACGGGTTTTGAATTTCAAGTGGATCGCTGGGACCATCACACCACTCAGAGCCATAACATTGCGGAAAAACTCAGCTACCTCGTCATGGAGTCTGGCACCTTCGCCATCGGCGGCACTCTTTGGCAGGCTGGGGCCAAAACCGGCGTCACCCAGACTGGCACAACCCAGGCCCTCGCCTCAGGCTTCCCTGCGGTCCCGGTCCTTTTCTCTCAGGTCACCACTGTGGCCGATCCACAAGCGGTTCAATCCCGTGTCAGTGCTGTCACGACCAGCAGCTTCGCTGTCGAATTGGATGAATCTGAAATTGATACCACCGCCCATGCTGCAGAGACCGTCCATTGGGTAGCTATGACTCAGGGCAGCAGTAATTTTTTCACCACGCGCATGCGTTTCCAAGCTGGAACCGGAACGAACATTGACAGTGCCTTCCGCACCCGCACTTTTTCTCGGCCGCATGCAGACCCTTACATCTTTGCCTCCATGCAGACGAAGAACGATACTGATCCCGCCACCCTCCGCTGGCGTTACCTCTTTGCAGATCGCGTGGACCTCGTCGCTCAGGAGGATGCCCACCCAGCCCAGTATGGCGAAGGCACCGTCAATAACACCCACAGTGCTGAAACCGTGGCTTTCCTTTCCGTTCAAGGAGCAGAAGACCTTGATGAAGACGGCGCACCCGATGCTTGGGAAACCACGGTCGGGCTGGACCCCAACAATGGCACCGACGGCGCGCTAGACCCAGACAGTGACCTCCTCACCAGTCAGCAGGAATATCATAATCGTTTAGACTTTGTGACATCCAGCAGCCACACCGCTTTTACAGGCGGTGTTATCACCGTCAGCACTGTCACAACCAATGGTTATGAAATCAACGACGTCACTGCTGGTATCACCAGCAGCACAAATGCTCGACTGCGCATCAATCGCAATGGAGGCTTCGCCCCCATGACGGTCAATTTCACACTCGCGGGAACAGCGACGACTGACACCAATCGCGCGCCTGCCAGCAGTGCAGACTACACCGCATGGACCGCTTCCACTGGCGGCACACAGGTTACTACCAGTATCCCTATGACGGCCAACGCGCAGAGCGTGGACATCTACATTCGCCCCGTAGATGACGGTCTCAATGAATATCCCGAGGGACTGCGGCTGACAGCTACCGCCAATGCATCTCTCTACACCATCACCTCTCCCACGAACTCCGTTGTTTTGATCAATGACTCCATGGACATCCCGGCGAATGAAAAGCTCTTCCTGGGCACTTTCCTTGCACAAGGCACTGCCGTCACCAGTGCCTCCGGCTTTGCCACAGTGATCTTGAATGGGCCTAACAACAAAGCTCGCATCTCTACCGTCTTTAACGGCCTGACCACCCCCCAGGCGGACATTGATGGCAGCCATGTTCACTACAACGGCGGCACCATTGTGTATGGTGACCCTGACGGCCTGCCAAACGGCCCTCTTTCTGACTACCCTTGGACCATTGTGGACTCCGCTGGCTATAAAGCCCAGCAGCTCATTGATGCGCTGTTCCGTAAAACACCGGCCGAACTCCTGTATGTCAACGTCCACACCACCCGCTACTCCAGCGGAGAAATCAAGGCGGAGCTCACCCGTGTCACAGGTGTTGGCCCCTTCGTCACCCCACCTGCTGCGCCAGGATTGGAAAACTTCACGACCGATGAACAAGTACGTCGGGACATCATCCGCTTCCTCACTCAGGCCACCTTTGGTGCTAACCAAGCCGATGCCGATGCCCTCTATGCGACCATCTCAGGTGACAAAAAACTAGCCACCAACCGCATCGCCGCCTACACCGCTTGGATCAATGATCAGTGGAGCCGCAGCCAGACCACACTGTATGACTACCATCTCGCCGCAAATAACCAAGAGTTCGCTCTTCGCGGTCTTCAGGCAGATCTGCCCGCAGTCGTGGACAATCCAGCCACGACCACCGTGGATGAAACTTACCCTGCTGCACCACCGCCAGACAACGCACTCGACTGGACTCGCTGGGGTTCAGTCCCCAGCCCAGCGGGCGCCTGGACCTACCGCCCCATCCCCCCAGGCCTCAACAAGGAGTCCTACGATACAGACCATATCAACCGCCGACGCGCCTGGTGGACAGTCGTCAACCGTGCTCACGATCAGCTTCGCCAGCGCACCGCCTACGCCCTGGAGCAGATCTTTGTCGTCTCGGATCGTGAAGGCACTGTGCAATCTCGAACCTACGGCCACAGCCGTTATTATGACATGCTGGGTGACTTCGCCGATGGCCAACGCCACCTCCAGCCGCCTAACGGCACGTATAGCAGCGCTACTGGAAGCACCATCACCTTCCGACATCTGCTAGAGGACATCAGCAAGAGCCCCATCATGGGCAAGTACCTTAGCCACCTGAAAAACCAGAAAGCCCAGTTCGATGTGAACGGAGTGCAAACGCTTTCGCCCGATGAAAACTACGCTCGTGAAATCATGCAACTGTTCTCCATTGGCCTGCTCGAACTGCATCCAGACGGGACCATCAAACTGGCTAACAGCGGCCAACCCATCGCCACCTACGATAACGATGACATCAAGGAGCTTTCCAAGATCTTCACGGGCTGGAGCTTCGCCTACGTTCAAAACAGCGCGGCCAATGGCTATGTCCCCACACTTGTTCAGAACACTTTCCTGAACGCCAGCGAAGGGGCTGAATACTTCCACCCTGGGTATGAAAACCCCATGAAAAACTTCCCCGCCTATCATGACGAAGGGGCCAAATCCATCCTCGGAGTTACGCATGATGCCTACACAGGCACCAGCACTGACACGACGGCGCGAACCAACTATGCAGAAGCAGATCTGGACAAGGCACTCGACACACTCTACAACCACCCGAACACTGCACCCTTCATCTGTAAACGACTCATTCAGCGTCTGGTCACCAGCAACCCTAGCCGTGGCTACGTTTACCGTGTCTCGCAGGTGTTTTTGAACAATGGCAGTGGAGTCAAAGGTAGCCTCAAAGATGTCGTTAAAGCCATTCTCCTCGACTATGAAGCCCGCAGCCTAACCAATGTAGATCCCCAGGTGGTCAACAGCACCACCTCGGTCAACGTGGGCTTTGGCAAGGTGAAGGAACCTCTCATCCGCTATACCCAAATCCTACGCGCCTTCAATTCGACATCCCAGATCAATGTGGGAGATCTCAGCAGCTATGGTTACCCTGCTGGCCAGCTCGCCAATCTGGGCTCAGGAGCCACCAGCTATCGGTATAGCGATACCCTGACGGACCTCGGTCAGATTCCCAACAATATGCCGAGTGTGTTTAACTGGTACCTGCCAGACTATACACCTGGTGGCCGTGTGGCTGCGGCCGGTCTTGTCGCGCCGGAACTGCAGATCATGACGGAAAACCTCGTTGTCCGAACCGTGAACTACCACCGCACGATTGACAATGGCTCCATCATTGATCCTGCCGCTACCACAGCCAGCGGCCAGTCCACAGGCACCATCCTCGGAGATGCCACGGGCAATCTCGACAACGTCTTCATCAATCTCGCTAGCCTCACTACAGACTACCGCCTGGTGCGGGAAACGTCTGGCCAGACTGAGATCAGTGCGACGACTTATCTTGTGGATCGACTGGATGCCCTTCTGTGCGCAGGCTCCCTGAAGGCTAAATATCCCTACGTCTCAGGCGGCAAAGACCCGCGCAGCATCATCATTGATCAGACAGCCGCCACTTATGTGGACGCACCACCGGTGACCCAGGCCAATGCCGGTTCCCGCGTGCGCACGGCCCTCTACCTCATCACCAACTCTCCCGAATTTATCGTCCAGAAATAG
- the vccB gene encoding Verru_Chthon cassette protein B — protein MKTSLPPRSRLGFSLVEVVVAIGIAASTITLMIGLIPAGLTNFRDALNTTVTSQIGQRLLYEAAQTDYQVLTAAPATKPWRYFDDEGTELTSEAGAIYHALTRVQNTTSIPTEAGGTPQPHLATVIVQVALNPEGQELPIAGPSTGPADPPEGTLDSSMTSLKFSTFTGHVAKSL, from the coding sequence ATGAAAACGTCCCTCCCCCCCAGGTCACGTCTCGGATTCTCATTGGTTGAAGTCGTCGTCGCCATCGGCATCGCAGCTTCCACGATCACCCTCATGATCGGCCTGATTCCAGCAGGTTTAACGAATTTTCGCGATGCTCTCAATACCACGGTCACTTCACAGATCGGCCAGCGATTGTTGTATGAAGCTGCGCAGACAGACTACCAAGTCCTCACCGCTGCACCCGCTACGAAGCCATGGCGCTACTTTGACGACGAAGGCACTGAATTAACAAGTGAAGCAGGAGCCATCTATCACGCCCTGACTCGGGTGCAAAATACCACCTCCATTCCCACGGAGGCTGGAGGCACCCCACAACCTCATCTCGCTACCGTCATCGTGCAGGTGGCACTGAATCCTGAAGGTCAAGAGCTGCCGATTGCAGGCCCATCCACAGGCCCCGCAGATCCTCCTGAAGGCACTTTAGACTCCAGCATGACATCCCTGAAGTTTTCCACTTTCACCGGCCATGTGGCTAAAAGTCTATGA
- a CDS encoding DUF1501 domain-containing protein, whose protein sequence is MKNRKHQDHFDTRRNFLCRSACASLGVTSVVNTLAHLRLVQSAMAQSAPTDYKAIVCLFLYGGNDANNMLVPTAGTARTNYDTARPTTHPLHISTSAALPLTAPAGGFNQASASSFGLHPSMTHTQGLFNSGDLAFVANVGTLVQPITRAQYVAVPRTTPVPPQLFSHSDQQLQWQSSIPDKPFQNGWGGRTAELLNSITNPTSKVSMNISIAGQNSFQVGSSVVQYAVSTGGVVGLSGYNATTNPAYNTGTYGNSANYGVSPVQYAANNSGNTLKALDTITKLTRLELGENESHYQHHLEEGYNDVMKRARDNEAVVGASLGSSTAAIDAAFAAAFPGVTTLPDVANQLKMVARLMQGRAALENNRQIFFVSMGGFDTHQNQLTDHATLMGNLDKALKGFKDAIDAITAAEGSGDLWNDTLLFTHSDFARTLQPNGGIAASGTDHGWGGHQIVMGGPVIGQNVYGNFPDLARATGQDVDSNRGRWIPTHAVDQYASVIAKWFMSQGTSYVPGVTGANINDIFPNLGRFQNSLTIPTELSFVDFTV, encoded by the coding sequence ATGAAAAATCGCAAGCATCAAGATCACTTCGATACCCGGCGGAACTTCCTCTGCCGCTCCGCCTGCGCCAGCCTCGGCGTCACCTCCGTGGTCAATACCCTGGCTCACCTCCGCCTCGTCCAGAGCGCGATGGCCCAGAGCGCTCCGACGGATTACAAGGCCATCGTCTGTCTCTTCCTTTATGGAGGCAATGATGCCAACAACATGCTGGTGCCCACTGCCGGCACTGCGCGAACCAACTATGATACAGCACGGCCCACCACCCATCCACTCCATATCAGCACCAGCGCCGCGCTCCCCCTCACGGCTCCAGCCGGTGGGTTCAATCAGGCAAGTGCTAGCAGCTTCGGCCTACACCCCAGCATGACCCACACCCAGGGCCTGTTTAATAGTGGCGACCTCGCCTTCGTGGCCAATGTAGGCACCCTCGTCCAACCCATCACCCGGGCACAATACGTCGCCGTGCCGCGCACCACGCCTGTCCCACCGCAGCTCTTTTCCCACAGCGATCAGCAGCTCCAGTGGCAGAGCAGCATCCCGGACAAGCCTTTTCAAAATGGCTGGGGTGGCCGCACCGCCGAGTTGCTCAACTCCATCACCAATCCCACGAGCAAAGTCTCGATGAACATTTCCATCGCCGGCCAAAACTCTTTTCAAGTGGGCAGCAGCGTGGTGCAATACGCAGTCAGCACGGGTGGTGTCGTGGGCCTCTCTGGCTACAATGCCACCACCAATCCGGCCTACAACACCGGCACTTACGGTAACTCTGCCAACTACGGCGTCAGCCCAGTTCAGTATGCCGCCAACAATTCAGGGAATACGCTCAAAGCGCTCGATACCATCACCAAGTTGACACGCTTAGAGTTAGGTGAAAACGAAAGCCATTACCAACACCATCTTGAAGAAGGCTACAATGACGTCATGAAAAGGGCGCGCGACAATGAAGCTGTCGTCGGCGCATCCCTGGGCTCATCCACTGCTGCCATAGATGCGGCCTTTGCTGCCGCCTTCCCCGGTGTCACCACGCTGCCCGATGTAGCCAACCAGCTCAAAATGGTGGCTCGCCTCATGCAAGGCCGGGCGGCATTGGAGAACAATCGACAGATTTTCTTTGTCAGCATGGGCGGTTTTGACACCCATCAAAACCAACTCACCGACCACGCTACTCTCATGGGAAATCTCGACAAAGCTCTCAAGGGATTCAAAGATGCCATTGATGCCATCACCGCCGCCGAAGGCAGTGGCGACCTCTGGAATGACACCCTCCTCTTCACCCACTCCGACTTTGCCCGCACGCTCCAACCCAATGGTGGCATTGCAGCTTCTGGAACCGACCATGGCTGGGGCGGTCACCAGATCGTTATGGGAGGACCTGTCATTGGACAAAATGTTTACGGCAACTTTCCTGACCTAGCCCGTGCCACTGGCCAGGATGTGGACAGCAACCGTGGCCGCTGGATCCCCACCCATGCGGTGGACCAATACGCCTCCGTCATTGCCAAATGGTTCATGAGTCAAGGCACCAGCTACGTTCCCGGCGTCACTGGAGCCAACATCAATGACATCTTCCCCAACCTCGGTCGCTTCCAAAATTCCCTCACCATCCCTACCGAGCTCAGCTTCGTTGACTTCACCGTGTAA
- a CDS encoding response regulator → MQSPTENTIRVMIVDDHFFTRIGLTATLNLEEGMGVIAEGSCGQDAIDLYTQHRPDVVVLDGNLPDMHGTDAAREIVKRFDAARLLLFSVEETEEDIHRAVSAGVRGYLPKHASRPDLIQAIRTLASGKRYFPQPVLGKLHERRSHVTLSSREQEVLQNMAKGWPNKLIAAEMAVSTETIKTYVARILDKLDAQDRTQAVMTALDRGLLKR, encoded by the coding sequence ATGCAGTCACCCACTGAAAACACCATTCGCGTCATGATCGTGGACGATCACTTTTTCACACGCATCGGCCTAACCGCGACGCTTAACCTGGAAGAAGGCATGGGCGTCATCGCAGAAGGTTCATGCGGACAAGACGCGATTGATCTCTACACGCAGCATCGGCCCGATGTCGTCGTGCTTGACGGTAATCTTCCAGACATGCATGGCACCGACGCCGCACGAGAAATTGTTAAACGCTTCGACGCAGCTCGACTGCTTCTTTTCTCAGTGGAGGAAACAGAGGAAGACATCCACCGCGCAGTCTCAGCAGGTGTCCGGGGGTACTTACCTAAACATGCATCCCGGCCAGATCTTATTCAGGCCATCCGCACGCTCGCCTCTGGCAAACGTTACTTTCCGCAACCCGTTTTGGGGAAATTACACGAGCGCCGCAGCCACGTCACTCTTTCAAGCCGCGAACAAGAAGTGCTTCAAAATATGGCTAAAGGCTGGCCCAACAAACTCATCGCCGCAGAGATGGCTGTCTCTACCGAAACCATCAAGACCTATGTGGCACGCATCCTAGATAAGCTGGATGCTCAAGATCGTACCCAAGCGGTGATGACAGCCCTTGATCGTGGACTTTTGAAAAGGTAA
- the vccD gene encoding Verru_Chthon cassette protein D: MRATHPTSQRVISASTPGEFSPPSRLRSETEASLHRLSLNNARQRRSGFTLIEVLVVVSISTILLTLAANVAQDVVVANQITSAGETVMDELRLARHTAIAKDRVVEVRLYRPNVPNSFGEDQGVNALQAFIFDEDNATAKPLREARRLPEAIHISEDSSLSTLISDSRLKNDWKTGDEQIPLSDGGTDYSAFRIRFLPDGSTDLDSQQQWFLTMYPRSVKESPPPNYVTVQIKPARGTIRSYRP; this comes from the coding sequence ATGAGAGCGACTCATCCCACCAGCCAAAGAGTGATTTCCGCTTCTACCCCGGGTGAATTTTCCCCGCCTTCACGGCTCAGGAGCGAGACAGAAGCTTCGCTCCACAGGCTGTCTTTAAACAACGCCCGCCAGCGGCGATCTGGTTTTACCCTGATTGAAGTTCTCGTCGTTGTTTCCATCTCTACCATTCTCCTAACCTTAGCCGCCAATGTGGCTCAGGATGTGGTGGTGGCGAATCAGATCACCTCGGCCGGTGAAACCGTTATGGATGAACTCCGGTTAGCCCGCCATACAGCCATCGCTAAAGATCGTGTGGTGGAAGTTCGGCTTTACCGTCCCAACGTCCCAAACTCCTTTGGTGAGGACCAAGGGGTGAATGCTCTACAAGCCTTCATATTCGACGAGGACAATGCTACAGCGAAACCCTTGCGCGAAGCACGCCGCCTGCCCGAGGCTATCCACATCAGTGAAGATAGCAGCCTCTCCACCCTGATCTCAGATTCCCGTCTGAAAAATGACTGGAAGACAGGGGATGAGCAAATTCCCCTGTCAGATGGTGGCACAGATTACAGCGCTTTTCGCATTCGTTTCCTACCAGATGGTAGCACGGACTTAGATAGCCAACAGCAGTGGTTTTTGACGATGTATCCTCGATCCGTCAAAGAATCACCACCGCCTAACTACGTCACCGTTCAGATCAAACCGGCGCGCGGCACCATCCGCAGTTACCGGCCCTGA